A genomic region of Pseudopipra pipra isolate bDixPip1 chromosome W, bDixPip1.hap1, whole genome shotgun sequence contains the following coding sequences:
- the LOC135404693 gene encoding olfactory receptor 14J1-like — protein MSNSSSLTQFLLLAFADRRELQLLHFWLFLAISLAALLANGLILSAVACDHHLHTPMGFFLLNLSLTDLGCICTTVPKAMHNSLWDTTTITYMGCAAQAFFFLFFISAEFFILTIMCYDRYVAICKPLHYGTLLGSRACAHMAAAAWATAFLYSLLHTANTFSLPLCQGNALGQFFCDVPPILKLSCSHSGYLRELGLTVVSVFLGFSCFIFIVFSYVQIFRAVLRIPSQQGRHKAFSTCLPHLVVVSVVISTATFSYLKPPSISSPSLDLALSVLYSVVSPALNPLIYSLRNQELKDALRKMMTGCFSGAIKCLFSVV, from the coding sequence atgtccaacagcagctccctcacccagttcctcctcctggcatttgcagacaggcgggagctgcagctcctgcacttctggctcttcctggccatctccctggctgccctcctggccaacggcctcatcctcagcgccgtagcctgtgaccaccacctgcacacccccatgggcttcttcctgctcaacctctccctcacagacctgggctgcatctgcaccactgtccccaaagccatgcacaattccctctgggacaccacaaccatcacctacatgggatgtgctgcacaggcctttttctttctgttcttcatctcagcagagtttttcatcctcaccatcatgtgctacgaccgctacgttgccatctgcaaacccctgcactacgggaccctcctgggcagcagagcttgtgcccacatggcagcagctgcctgggccactgcatttctctattctctgctgcacacagccaacacattttccctgcccctgtgccagggcaatgccctgggccagttcttctgtgatgTTCCCCCCATCCTCaaactctcctgctcacactcaggctacctcagggaacttGGGCTCACTGTGGTTAGTGTTTTTTTAGGATttagttgtttcattttcattgttttctcctatgtgcagatcttcagggctgtgctgaggatcccctctcagcagggacggcacaaagccttttccacatGCCTCCCTCATCTGGTCGTCGTCTCTGTTGTCATCAGCACTGCAACATTTTCCTACCTGAaacccccctccatctcctccccatccctggatctggcactatcagttctgtactcagtggtgtcTCCAGCACtaaaccccctcatctacagcctcaggaatcaggagctcaaggatgccctgagaaaaatgatgactggatgcttttcaggagcaataaagtgcctgttttctgttGTGTAG
- the LOC135405432 gene encoding olfactory receptor 14J1-like has product MSNSSSMPQFLLLALADRRELQLLHFWLFLAISLAALLANGLILSAVACDHHLHTPRYFFLLNLSLTDLGCICTTVPKAMHNSLWNTGTITYTGCAAQLFFFAFFISAEFSLLTIMCYDRYVAICKPLHYGTLLGSRACAHMAAAAWATGFLSALLHTANTFSLPLCQGNALGQFFCEIPHILKLSCSHSGYLREIGLIRVTACLIFGGFVFFVFSYVQIFRAVLRIPSQQGRHKAFSTCLPHLAVVSLFISTLFFAHLKPSSISSPSLDLIVSLMYSVVSPTLNPLIYSLRNQELKDALRKLITGCFSEAINSPSSACYVPH; this is encoded by the coding sequence atgtccaacagcagctccatgccccagttcctcctcctggcattggcagacaggcgggagctgcagctcctgcacttctggctcttcctggccatctccctggctgccctcctggccaacggcctcatcctcagcgctgtagcctgtgaccaccacctgcacacccccaggtacttcttcctgctcaacctctccctcacagacctgggctgcatctgcaccactgtccccaaagccatgcacaattccctctggaacaCCGGAACCATcacctacacaggatgtgctgcacagctctttttctttgccttcttcatctcagcagagttttccctcctcaccatcatgtgctacgaccgctacgttgccatctgcaaacccctgcactacgggaccctcctgggcagcagagcttgtgcccacatggcagcagctgcctgggccactggctttctcagtgctttgctgcacacagccaatacattttccctgcccctgtgccagggcaatgccctgggccagttcttctgtgaaatcccacacatcctcaagctctcctgctcacactcaggctacctcagggaaattgggctcattcGGGTTACTGCCTGTCTAatatttggtggttttgttttctttgttttctcctatgtgcagatcttcagggctgtgctgaggatcccctctcagcaaggacggcacaaagccttttccacgtgcctccctcacctggccgtggtctccctgtttatCAGCACTTTATTCTTTGCCCACCTGAAGCCCtcttccatctcctccccatccctagATCTTATTGTGTCACTCATGTATTCAGTGGTGTCTCcaacactgaaccccctcatctacagcctgaggaaccaggagctcaaggatgccctgaggaaactcataactgggtgtttttcagaagcaataaactctccttcttctgcttgttatgtacctcattaa